From the genome of Novosphingobium sp. TH158, one region includes:
- the katG gene encoding catalase/peroxidase HPI, with the protein MNLKKVAIAVLMAAASPIAAAHAAEAGAAPAAKEWWPKSVDLTALRQNEAQSNPYGADFDYAKEFASLDLDAVKADIRKVLTTSQPWWPADYGHYGPFFIRMAWHSAGTYRSADGRGGSDGGEMRFEPLNSWPDNVNLDKARRLVWPIKQKYGRKLSWGDLMVLTGNVAMEDMGFKTLGFAGGRVDAWQPDLVFWGPETKLLDDKRRDGKGNLKGPLAATQMGLIYVNPEGPNGVPDPLAAATDIRRAFGAMNMDDAETAALIAGGHTFGKAHGARKPEECIGNDPGMATIENQGLGWNNKCGKGHSEDATSSGLEGAWTSNPIAFTSQYLDNLYGFEWVKTKSPAGATQWIPKDPAAANLVPDAHRPDVRHAPIMFTTDIALREDPGFRKITQRWQKNPQEFADAFARAWFKLTHRDMGPQARYLGKDAPKVTFTWQDPLPKATYAPIDTADIASLKASIQASGLSNAELVRAAWASASTFRATDMRGGANGARFRLDPQRNWAVNDPAELAKVTAKLDAIRTAFNKGATGGKQVSMADLVVLGGGVAIEQAAKAAGHSVTVPFKPGRVDATQAQTEVASFAHLEPKADAFRNYYSADAYLGPVESLVDKADLLGLTVPEATVLLGGMRALGANAGGSQAGVLTSRPGTLSNDFFVNLLSMDTVWSKSATAPGLYEGKDRKTGAAKWTATPVDLVFGSNSELRAVAEVYASDDAREKFTADFVKAWTKVMDADRF; encoded by the coding sequence ATGAACCTGAAGAAAGTCGCCATTGCGGTGCTGATGGCCGCCGCATCGCCGATCGCAGCCGCGCATGCCGCAGAAGCCGGTGCCGCTCCTGCCGCCAAGGAATGGTGGCCCAAGAGCGTCGATCTTACCGCGCTGCGCCAGAACGAAGCGCAGTCCAACCCCTATGGCGCCGATTTCGATTACGCCAAGGAATTCGCCAGCCTCGACCTCGATGCCGTCAAGGCCGATATCCGCAAGGTGCTGACCACCTCGCAGCCCTGGTGGCCCGCCGATTATGGCCACTATGGCCCGTTCTTCATCCGCATGGCCTGGCACAGCGCGGGCACCTATCGTTCGGCTGACGGACGTGGCGGTTCGGACGGCGGCGAGATGCGCTTCGAGCCGCTCAACTCCTGGCCCGACAACGTCAACCTCGACAAGGCCCGCCGTCTCGTCTGGCCGATCAAGCAGAAGTACGGCCGCAAGCTCTCGTGGGGTGACCTGATGGTCCTCACCGGCAATGTCGCCATGGAAGACATGGGCTTCAAGACGCTGGGCTTCGCCGGTGGACGCGTTGATGCCTGGCAGCCCGACCTTGTGTTCTGGGGGCCGGAAACCAAGCTGCTCGACGACAAGCGTCGCGACGGCAAGGGCAACCTCAAGGGGCCGCTCGCGGCAACCCAGATGGGCCTGATCTACGTCAATCCGGAAGGTCCGAACGGGGTTCCCGATCCGCTGGCGGCTGCCACCGACATTCGCCGCGCCTTTGGTGCGATGAACATGGACGATGCCGAAACCGCGGCGCTGATCGCCGGCGGCCACACCTTCGGCAAGGCGCACGGCGCGCGCAAGCCCGAGGAATGCATCGGCAACGATCCGGGCATGGCGACCATCGAGAACCAGGGCCTGGGCTGGAACAACAAGTGCGGCAAGGGCCACTCGGAAGATGCCACCAGCAGCGGCCTTGAAGGTGCCTGGACATCGAACCCGATCGCCTTCACCAGCCAGTACCTCGACAACCTCTACGGTTTCGAATGGGTGAAGACCAAGAGCCCGGCGGGCGCGACCCAGTGGATCCCGAAGGACCCGGCGGCGGCGAACCTGGTGCCTGACGCGCACCGGCCCGACGTGCGCCATGCGCCGATCATGTTCACCACCGATATCGCCCTGCGCGAGGATCCGGGCTTCCGCAAGATCACCCAGCGCTGGCAGAAGAACCCGCAGGAATTCGCCGATGCCTTTGCCCGCGCCTGGTTCAAGCTGACTCACCGCGACATGGGTCCGCAGGCCCGCTATCTCGGCAAGGATGCCCCGAAGGTGACCTTCACCTGGCAGGACCCGCTGCCCAAGGCGACCTATGCGCCGATCGACACGGCGGATATTGCCTCGCTCAAGGCATCGATCCAGGCTTCGGGCCTCAGCAATGCCGAACTGGTGCGCGCAGCCTGGGCCTCGGCCTCGACCTTCCGCGCCACCGACATGCGCGGTGGTGCCAACGGCGCGCGCTTCCGGCTCGATCCGCAGCGCAACTGGGCGGTGAACGATCCGGCCGAACTGGCGAAGGTGACCGCGAAGCTCGATGCCATCCGCACGGCCTTCAACAAGGGCGCGACGGGCGGCAAGCAGGTGAGCATGGCCGATCTCGTCGTGCTGGGCGGCGGCGTTGCCATCGAACAGGCGGCGAAGGCAGCCGGCCACAGCGTGACCGTGCCGTTCAAGCCGGGCCGCGTCGATGCTACCCAGGCCCAGACCGAAGTGGCCTCGTTCGCGCACCTCGAGCCGAAGGCAGACGCATTCCGCAACTATTACAGTGCGGATGCCTACCTTGGTCCGGTCGAATCGCTGGTGGACAAGGCCGACCTGCTTGGCCTGACCGTGCCCGAAGCCACCGTGCTTCTGGGCGGCATGCGTGCGCTGGGCGCCAATGCCGGCGGATCGCAGGCCGGCGTGCTGACCAGCCGTCCGGGAACGCTGTCCAACGACTTCTTCGTCAACCTGCTGTCGATGGACACGGTCTGGTCGAAGTCAGCCACTGCGCCGGGCCTTTATGAGGGCAAGGACCGCAAGACCGGTGCGGCGAAGTGGACGGCAACGCCGGTTGACCTGGTGTTCGGTTCCAATTCGGAACTGCGCGCCGTGGCGGAAGTCTACGCTTCCGATGATGCCAGGGAAAAGTTCACGGCCGACTTCGTCAAGGCCTGGACCAAGGTGATGGACGCCGACCGCTTCTGA
- the guaA gene encoding glutamine-hydrolyzing GMP synthase: MSVQPSDSILIVDFGSQVTQLIARRVREAGVYSEIAPFNSAEEAFHRMKPKGVILSGGPASVTAEGSPRAPQAIFDSGLPILAICYGQQTLVTQLGGKVEGGHAAEFGRADVLIHKASPLFDGFWEVGQQYPVWMSHGDRVTIAPDGFEVIGTSPNAPFAICVNEAKRYYTTMFHPEVVHTPDGAKLISNFVHKICGLAGDWTMAEFRATKIADIRAQVGKGRVICGLSGGVDSAVAAVLIHEAIGDQLHCVFVDHGLLRMNERKQVEDLFRGHYNIPLVVVDAEERFMKGLAGVTDPEKKRKFIGAEFINVFEEEANKLGGADFLAQGTLYPDVIESVSFTGGPSVTIKSHHNVGGLPERMNMALVEPLRELFKDEVRELGRELGLPEVFVGRHPFPGPGLAIRIPGEVTHDRCEVLRKADAIYLEEIRNAGLYDDIWQAFAVLLPVRTVGVMGDGRTYDCVCALRAVTSTDGMTADIYPFDAAFLSRCATRIINEVKGINRVVYDYTSKPPGTIEWE, from the coding sequence ATGAGCGTCCAGCCTTCCGATTCCATCCTCATTGTCGATTTCGGCAGCCAGGTGACCCAGCTGATCGCGCGCCGCGTGCGCGAAGCCGGCGTCTATTCCGAAATCGCCCCGTTCAACTCTGCCGAGGAAGCCTTCCACCGGATGAAGCCCAAGGGCGTTATCCTGTCGGGCGGGCCGGCCTCTGTCACGGCAGAGGGCAGCCCTCGCGCGCCGCAGGCCATCTTCGATTCAGGCCTGCCGATCCTGGCAATCTGCTATGGCCAGCAAACGCTGGTAACCCAGCTGGGCGGCAAGGTGGAAGGCGGCCATGCAGCCGAATTCGGCCGGGCGGACGTGCTGATCCACAAGGCCTCGCCCCTGTTCGACGGGTTCTGGGAAGTGGGCCAGCAATATCCGGTGTGGATGAGCCATGGCGACCGCGTCACGATCGCCCCCGATGGCTTCGAAGTGATCGGCACTTCGCCCAATGCGCCTTTCGCCATCTGCGTGAACGAGGCGAAGCGCTATTACACCACCATGTTCCACCCCGAAGTGGTGCACACGCCTGACGGGGCGAAGCTGATTTCCAACTTCGTTCACAAGATCTGCGGCCTCGCTGGTGACTGGACCATGGCCGAGTTCCGCGCCACCAAGATCGCCGACATCCGCGCGCAGGTGGGCAAGGGCCGGGTGATCTGCGGCCTTTCGGGCGGCGTCGATTCCGCCGTTGCCGCGGTGCTGATCCACGAGGCGATCGGCGACCAGCTGCACTGCGTCTTCGTCGATCACGGCCTGCTGCGCATGAACGAGCGCAAGCAGGTGGAGGACCTGTTCCGAGGCCACTACAACATCCCGCTGGTCGTCGTGGACGCCGAAGAGCGGTTCATGAAGGGTCTTGCCGGCGTCACGGACCCGGAAAAGAAGCGCAAGTTCATCGGCGCGGAATTCATCAACGTGTTCGAGGAAGAGGCGAACAAGCTGGGCGGCGCGGATTTCCTCGCCCAGGGCACGCTCTATCCCGACGTGATCGAAAGCGTCTCGTTCACCGGCGGTCCCTCGGTAACCATCAAGAGCCACCACAACGTCGGCGGCCTGCCCGAACGGATGAACATGGCGCTGGTCGAGCCGCTGCGCGAACTGTTCAAGGACGAGGTGCGCGAGCTGGGCCGAGAGCTGGGCCTGCCCGAAGTGTTCGTCGGCCGCCATCCCTTCCCCGGTCCGGGCCTTGCCATCCGCATCCCCGGCGAGGTGACGCACGATCGCTGCGAGGTGCTGCGCAAGGCCGATGCCATCTACCTCGAGGAAATCCGCAACGCGGGCCTCTACGACGATATCTGGCAGGCTTTCGCCGTGCTGCTGCCGGTGCGCACGGTCGGCGTCATGGGCGATGGCCGCACTTACGATTGCGTCTGCGCCCTGCGCGCGGTGACCAGCACCGACGGCATGACTGCCGACATCTACCCCTTTGACGCCGCCTTCCTCAGCCGCTGCGCCACGCGCATCATCAACGAGGTGAAGGGCATCAACCGCGTGGTCTATGACTACACGTCAAAGCCGCCCGGCACGATCGAGTGGGAGTAA
- a CDS encoding asparaginase domain-containing protein, whose translation MTDSSILVLTTGGTIDKAYFDALSEYQIVDSGIPELLKEARVALPFRVVELMRKDSLELTDADRTLIASAAREAPEARVVITHGTDTMTETAKVIASEVPGKTVVLTGALSPARFAETDAPFNLGMAFATAQTAPPGVWIAMSGQVFDGLKVRKDREAGKFVAI comes from the coding sequence ATGACTGACAGTTCCATCCTCGTCCTCACCACCGGCGGCACGATCGACAAGGCTTATTTCGACGCGCTCTCCGAATACCAGATCGTCGACAGCGGCATTCCGGAACTGCTGAAGGAGGCGCGCGTTGCGCTGCCGTTCCGGGTCGTGGAGCTGATGCGCAAGGACAGTCTTGAGCTGACCGATGCCGACCGCACCCTGATCGCCTCGGCCGCGCGCGAAGCGCCCGAAGCCCGCGTTGTCATCACGCACGGCACCGACACGATGACCGAGACCGCAAAGGTCATCGCCAGCGAAGTTCCCGGCAAGACAGTGGTGCTGACCGGCGCCTTGAGCCCGGCGCGCTTTGCCGAAACCGATGCGCCCTTCAACCTCGGCATGGCCTTCGCTACGGCGCAGACCGCCCCTCCCGGCGTGTGGATCGCCATGAGCGGGCAGGTGTTCGACGGGCTAAAAGTCCGCAAGGACCGCGAGGCTGGGAAGTTCGTGGCGATCTAG
- the tldD gene encoding metalloprotease TldD, giving the protein MTITDPRSLLYRQLDPAEAQALARETLSRCDDGELYMQFIASEAFGFDDGRLKTADYSRDAGFGLRGVSGEMTGFAHANEISAAAIRRAGETLKLLDPARQPMAAPPKPTNRHLYTDASPLDAVSFEAKVKLLEEIDRIARARDPRVSQVSASLVGSWSVVEIVRADGFVATDVRPLVRLNVSIVAEANGRRESGSYGMGGRKLYDDLFAPEAWNGAIDHALGQALTNLESVDAPAGEMTVLVGPGWPGVLLHEAVGHGLEGDFNRKGTSAFSGRIGERVGAPGVTVVDDGSIAARRGSLSIDDEGTPTQENVLIEDGILKGYMQDRLNARLMGVLATGNGRRESYAHAPMPRMTNTFMRGGNDDPAELLGRMKNGIYAKSFGGGQVDIVSGKFVFSCTEAYKVENGKLGAPIKGATLIGDGPTVLTRVTGIGNDMALDHGVGMCGKGGQSVPAGVGQPSLLIEGLTVGGTA; this is encoded by the coding sequence ATGACCATCACCGATCCCCGCTCGCTCCTTTACCGCCAGCTTGATCCCGCCGAGGCGCAGGCTCTGGCTCGCGAAACCCTGTCGCGCTGCGACGATGGCGAGCTTTACATGCAGTTCATCGCCAGCGAGGCGTTCGGCTTCGACGATGGACGGCTGAAGACGGCGGACTATTCGCGCGATGCCGGGTTCGGCCTGCGCGGGGTTTCGGGCGAGATGACCGGATTTGCCCATGCCAACGAGATCAGCGCGGCCGCCATCCGGCGCGCGGGCGAGACGCTGAAGCTGCTCGATCCGGCACGCCAGCCCATGGCAGCGCCGCCCAAGCCGACCAATCGCCACCTCTATACCGATGCGTCGCCGCTCGATGCCGTCTCCTTCGAGGCGAAAGTGAAGCTGCTGGAGGAGATCGACCGCATCGCCCGCGCGCGCGATCCGCGTGTCTCGCAGGTTTCAGCCAGCCTTGTCGGATCGTGGTCGGTGGTCGAGATCGTCCGCGCGGACGGTTTCGTGGCTACCGATGTGCGCCCGCTGGTGCGGCTCAACGTCAGCATCGTTGCCGAGGCCAACGGTCGCCGGGAAAGCGGCAGCTACGGCATGGGCGGGCGCAAGCTCTACGATGACCTGTTCGCGCCCGAGGCATGGAACGGCGCCATCGACCATGCGCTGGGCCAGGCCCTCACCAATCTTGAATCGGTCGATGCCCCGGCGGGCGAGATGACCGTGCTGGTCGGCCCCGGCTGGCCCGGCGTACTGCTGCACGAAGCCGTGGGACATGGCCTTGAAGGCGATTTCAACCGCAAGGGCACCAGCGCCTTTTCCGGCCGCATCGGCGAACGCGTCGGCGCACCAGGGGTGACCGTGGTCGATGACGGCTCGATCGCCGCCCGCCGCGGCTCGCTCTCCATCGACGATGAAGGCACGCCCACGCAGGAAAACGTGCTGATCGAGGACGGCATCCTCAAGGGCTACATGCAGGACCGGCTCAACGCCCGGCTGATGGGTGTGCTGGCCACGGGCAACGGTCGCCGCGAGAGCTATGCCCACGCGCCCATGCCGCGCATGACCAACACCTTCATGCGGGGCGGCAACGATGATCCGGCCGAACTGCTCGGCCGGATGAAGAACGGCATCTATGCCAAGAGCTTCGGCGGCGGGCAGGTGGACATCGTTTCGGGCAAGTTCGTGTTTTCCTGCACCGAGGCCTACAAGGTGGAGAACGGCAAGCTGGGCGCGCCGATCAAGGGCGCAACGCTGATCGGCGACGGGCCGACCGTGCTCACCCGCGTCACCGGCATCGGCAACGACATGGCGCTTGACCACGGCGTGGGCATGTGCGGCAAGGGCGGGCAATCGGTGCCGGCCGGCGTCGGCCAGCCTAGCCTGCTGATCGAAGGGCTGACCGTGGGCGGCACGGCATGA
- a CDS encoding TonB-dependent receptor: MLMKNTLLFGVAAAAICTVPSAFAQEHDEKHIDEDIVVTGALIRNRVDVLSGVAIVSGEELAQHLRPSLGETLDHTPGVSATSFGPSASRPVLRGLQGERVRVLTDGIGTIDVSNTSVDHATAVNPLLAERIEVLRGPQSLLYGASAIGGVVNVISRRIPTSVPDEPIHIGAVASYGSAADERTLAGTAAMPLGENFVVHVDGSWSKSDDLRIGGFALTPALRAQAIASSLLPPEPDSDIDFLENAAVAGRLPNTAARSWDAAVSAAYINEGGNIAVAYSHIDNLYGIPLRFATQPGQEQEAPRIHVKQDRIDARAEIAPQGAVISKLGLRFGFADYRHAELEEDGAVGTEFFNKGLETRFEITQADRGGWSGVTGAQYVNRNFNVVGAEAFLPRFSVSQFGLFTMQQFELDALKVEAGARYDRSVMHAKPVSLAGAFVPALRTFDTVSGSLGASWRFAEEWRFGVNLSRTSRAPAAEELFANGPHAGTNAYEIGDLDLKPERTWSVEALLRGKGDGYSLEASAYHSWFSNFIFDGRTGGFEDGLPVYQIGQADARFYGFEVEGTLRLATFGDWKLEADALVDYVHAEIESYGPAPRIPPLRVLGGLSLTSEKWDLRAEVERVTGQDRVAPNETPTPGFTMTNLELAWRPWGGHQPLSFMLSASNLFNVNARRHASFLKDYAPLAGRDIRISVRLEI, encoded by the coding sequence ATGTTGATGAAGAATACCCTGCTTTTCGGCGTCGCCGCCGCAGCGATCTGCACCGTGCCTTCCGCTTTTGCGCAGGAGCATGATGAAAAGCACATCGACGAGGATATCGTCGTAACCGGTGCGCTGATCCGCAATCGCGTTGACGTGCTATCGGGCGTCGCCATCGTTTCGGGCGAGGAACTGGCCCAGCACCTGCGCCCTTCGCTGGGCGAAACGCTCGATCACACGCCGGGCGTCTCGGCCACATCGTTCGGGCCTTCGGCCTCGCGCCCGGTGCTGCGCGGCCTGCAGGGCGAGCGCGTGCGCGTGCTGACCGATGGTATCGGCACGATCGACGTGTCCAACACTTCGGTGGACCATGCCACGGCGGTCAACCCGCTGCTGGCTGAACGCATCGAAGTGCTGCGCGGGCCGCAGTCGCTGCTCTACGGTGCCTCGGCAATCGGCGGCGTCGTTAACGTCATCAGTCGCCGCATCCCGACCTCCGTGCCGGACGAGCCGATCCATATTGGCGCCGTGGCTTCCTATGGCTCCGCGGCAGACGAGCGCACGCTGGCCGGAACGGCGGCAATGCCGCTTGGCGAGAACTTCGTGGTCCACGTCGATGGTTCCTGGTCGAAGAGCGACGACCTGCGTATCGGCGGTTTCGCGCTGACACCGGCCCTGCGCGCGCAGGCAATTGCGTCCAGCCTGCTACCGCCTGAACCGGATTCCGACATCGATTTCCTTGAAAACGCCGCCGTTGCCGGACGGCTGCCCAACACTGCTGCGCGCAGCTGGGATGCAGCGGTAAGCGCAGCCTATATCAACGAGGGCGGCAACATCGCGGTCGCCTACAGCCACATCGACAACCTCTATGGCATTCCGCTGCGCTTTGCGACGCAACCGGGTCAGGAGCAGGAAGCGCCGCGCATCCATGTAAAGCAGGACCGCATCGATGCCCGCGCCGAGATCGCGCCACAGGGCGCAGTGATCTCGAAGCTGGGCCTGCGCTTCGGCTTTGCCGACTATCGCCATGCCGAGCTTGAGGAAGACGGCGCGGTCGGTACCGAATTCTTCAACAAGGGGCTGGAGACGCGCTTCGAGATTACCCAGGCCGATCGCGGCGGCTGGTCGGGCGTTACCGGCGCGCAATATGTGAACCGCAACTTCAACGTGGTCGGCGCAGAAGCGTTCCTGCCGCGATTTTCGGTCAGCCAGTTCGGCCTGTTCACCATGCAGCAGTTCGAACTCGATGCCCTGAAGGTAGAGGCCGGCGCGCGCTATGACCGCTCGGTCATGCACGCAAAGCCGGTGTCGCTGGCCGGGGCCTTCGTTCCGGCCCTGCGCACTTTCGATACCGTCTCCGGCTCGCTGGGTGCGTCCTGGCGGTTTGCCGAAGAATGGCGCTTCGGGGTCAACCTGTCGCGCACGTCACGCGCGCCGGCGGCGGAAGAGCTGTTCGCCAATGGCCCGCACGCCGGAACCAATGCTTACGAGATCGGCGATCTCGACCTCAAGCCCGAGCGCACCTGGAGCGTCGAGGCGCTGCTGCGCGGCAAGGGCGATGGCTATTCGCTGGAAGCGTCGGCCTATCACTCGTGGTTCTCGAACTTCATTTTCGACGGGCGTACCGGCGGGTTCGAAGACGGGCTGCCTGTCTACCAGATCGGGCAGGCCGATGCGCGCTTCTATGGTTTCGAGGTCGAGGGCACCCTGCGCCTCGCCACCTTCGGCGACTGGAAGCTCGAGGCCGATGCCCTGGTCGACTATGTCCATGCCGAGATCGAAAGCTATGGCCCTGCACCCCGCATCCCGCCGCTGCGCGTGCTGGGCGGACTTTCGCTGACGTCGGAAAAGTGGGATCTGCGCGCCGAGGTTGAGCGGGTGACGGGCCAGGACCGGGTCGCGCCCAACGAAACGCCGACGCCGGGCTTCACCATGACCAACCTTGAACTGGCCTGGCGCCCCTGGGGCGGTCACCAGCCGCTGAGCTTCATGCTGAGCGCCAGCAACCTATTCAACGTCAACGCCCGCCGCCATGCAAGCTTCCTGAAGGATTACGCGCCGCTGGCCGGTCGTGACATCCGCATTTCGGTGCGGCTGGAAATCTGA